AAcatttcatgaatatatacatacatgcagttaGCCACGTATTCCTCCATGCTGACAAATGCACCTTCATACATACATCAAAAAGTAATCCTTTATCAGTCAAGTGCCACTAAAACAAAGAACCCGCGCCCCGTCTATGTCAGGTGACAGACGTGACCTTCACGTGCCCTGCTGACGTGACCACCGCGGAGGAGGTGCGTAGCATACTTTACTGCCGGCAGACAGCTGATAACTTACATATGCATAATTAACTTTAGATTTCCAATGCATAATTTAATGTCGTGGGCACCTTTACTTCAGAAATTTATTTTGGTAGATTAAATGCTGATGTAAATTAACTAGCCAAATCCTATCAAATCATGACATGACGGATCATGAGGAAATGTCGCtcacgtatatataaaatacgtTTTCTCTGTTTTCAGATATGCCAAATAGGCCTACATGCCGTTACATCGCCAAGAAGGAAGTGCACTGAATGCCAAACACGCAATCTACCGGTACTTGTAGTACGTGACTTGGCTCTGACCTGCTCTTGACCCCTCGTGTAATCGCCTAACGTGACTTGTATTCAGTAAGAGTTCGTTCgcagaaaatattttaaaatgaaACTCCTCCCACCTGATCTCCCACGTCACTAGACATAGGGTTTGGCACGCAGCTGAAAATTGGGAAAAGGGCGGGCGGAACAGCGTGCATGCTCTCTAGAAATCCCGTGGCGACTTTGGCGTCAAGCACATGATGTTGGCAAGGGGTCTGGCACTATTTTCTGGTGCCAATTAACGCAGGTGAGGTGGTTGTGTCCGCAGTGTGCTGGGTCAGTCACAAACTAGGTTTTACTCTGTGAACATTATAATAATACAGTGCAACTTATCGAGTGCGCAcgttaaaacagaaaaaagggaagcTTTGTCTTTTCGCAACAAAAGGGTTGTGTCTAATGGCTTGCCACCAAACGCGTGCTGACGTCTAAACTAAGCAAACGACCTGGCAAGTCTCATGGCGTCCACAACCTGCCAAATAGAAGAAATCCCGAGGGAGGAGTTGTCAGTGCCACAGATTCATTTGCAGATCATACACCTGAACTCTTCTTCCCTCAACGGCGATGCATCGGGGGGCTCCCTGCAGCAGTTCAACCGCAAACCCATCGTGCTGAAGCGCTTGCATAAGTTGCAAAGTTTTGACTATCTCTTGCAAGAATCAAATGAAGACCATGCGAGTTCTGGATTACGCTCGCACCTACAGAACCGTAGAGGGTCGTCTCGGAAAGCAAAAAGTGTTGATAATGACGAAAAATCTGAAAACATCGGCAGCATACCCCACAGAGAAGACGACGAATCTGTATATGTGCTCTTTGTAAAAGGATTGAACAGTACTTTAGCTGGAGATAAAGACAAAATTTTGAAAAGCCTAGCCCAAATGTTGAACAAGCACACAGTTTCGGTTGCTGCCAATGAGTATAAACTTTTCTGTCGCCCAAGTTCCTCTTCAACTAAATCCACCTTGAAACATGTCTGCCTTCACACTGGTATGTTGGCTGTGAATGAGATGCTGGATGAAGGCGCAGTGGATGTCTCGAGGTATGGTTTGGTGGGCGCTGCTCAGTGTCTCGCCCTTACTCTTTATTTCAACAAAAATTTAGCATCCATGGGGAGGAATGTTTGGAACAGTAGAGTTGCACAATTCCTTACAGACACTTGGATGAGCTTTGGCTGTGTGGCAGCTGTGGTGATAGCCTCTAGACAATGATCATTATTTGTCATGACCAAGTTTCATCTTAGTAAATATTAATGTAATGAAATGTTTCATGTACTTATTGTGATACAAGTAAACGTAATAGTTTTATAATTACCATCGATCTGGCATCATCAGGGCCTTATGAGTTTCCCTTCAAGTTATGGACCAAATTTGTGATAGCTTAGGCATGTGATTACATAATATTGGTAATTTGTATATAACTAAAATCACTGTAGACAGTTATTTACTACCTCAACATGTGTATACCCATAAGAGAAATCAACCATAGTCTGCATAAATTGGTCTTGCAGGTTTAGCTTTCCATCTGAATTAACCTCTTTATTATAGACCCACAACCCCATTCTCACTAGATATTAAATACCACTTGTACTAACTCTCCTTACCTTCATGCATAGGTTATCGaacttaatattattgttgcatGTCCATAGTAAAAAAGTAATTTCTAAAGCCAAATCTATAAAgcattatatttttctataatgCAACTTATTTATTAAGAAAGGTTCATGACTTACCTCTCTCACGAATATTATAGAAGTTGTATATAAGTAATGTAGTAGTTTAAATGACATTTCTCCcattaaatacttatatataacacTGTTAAAATAATGGTTACTTTGTGACTCCACAAAGATTGCACATCTGAATTAAAGGTCTTCTTACTCATCATTATAAATAAGATGCACTTAATCAGCTGCAGCTTAACAA
The DNA window shown above is from Penaeus vannamei isolate JL-2024 chromosome 12, ASM4276789v1, whole genome shotgun sequence and carries:
- the LOC113819545 gene encoding uncharacterized protein, with product MASTTCQIEEIPREELSVPQIHLQIIHLNSSSLNGDASGGSLQQFNRKPIVLKRLHKLQSFDYLLQESNEDHASSGLRSHLQNRRGSSRKAKSVDNDEKSENIGSIPHREDDESVYVLFVKGLNSTLAGDKDKILKSLAQMLNKHTVSVAANEYKLFCRPSSSSTKSTLKHVCLHTGMLAVNEMLDEGAVDVSRYGLVGAAQCLALTLYFNKNLASMGRNVWNSRVAQFLTDTWMSFGCVAAVVIASRQ